A genome region from Desulfobotulus mexicanus includes the following:
- a CDS encoding type II toxin-antitoxin system HicA family toxin yields the protein MPEYPRLTAKEAEKLLLRSGFILDRQKGSHRIYINKTFRMVLPCHTGEILHPKIIKQLFDVIQEAENKT from the coding sequence ATGCCTGAATATCCAAGGCTTACCGCAAAAGAAGCAGAGAAGCTACTTCTCCGTAGTGGGTTTATTTTAGATCGTCAAAAAGGCAGCCATCGGATTTACATCAACAAAACTTTTCGAATGGTTTTGCCCTGTCACACTGGAGAAATACTACACCCAAAAATCATTAAACAGCTTTTTGATGTCATTCAAGAAGCTGAGAATAAAACCTGA
- a CDS encoding type II toxin-antitoxin system HicB family antitoxin, with protein sequence MILTAVIERDEFGYFAQIPELKGCVTQGNTYEEVLLNIQEAAELYMESLKTEELHALQKRKVIISPIEVAIHA encoded by the coding sequence ATGATCTTGACTGCCGTTATCGAAAGGGATGAATTTGGCTATTTTGCCCAAATTCCTGAATTAAAAGGATGCGTTACACAAGGTAATACTTACGAAGAAGTGCTTTTGAATATTCAGGAGGCTGCTGAATTATATATGGAAAGCCTTAAAACGGAAGAATTACATGCACTTCAAAAGCGCAAGGTAATTATATCCCCCATAGAAGTGGCTATCCATGCCTGA
- a CDS encoding GAF domain-containing protein yields the protein MEPKPVSRINLREFKAISHAISTYEDLTVLNHHLVEGICKAFNIKACSIFLYDDRENQLFRVTSYGLSEEYLSKGPIIVDDNKNREALSGEVVFYQDIKNDDRVLYPEEAISEGIMSMLSVPIKYHEHTLGLLKMYHSDPWILHEDDQDSFCVLAAHLGLRIEHTGLRNFFEMVKAAAGSLPLRMMQGLAL from the coding sequence ATGGAGCCAAAGCCTGTATCCCGTATCAATCTCCGGGAATTCAAAGCCATCAGCCATGCCATTTCCACCTATGAAGATCTGACGGTTCTCAACCATCATCTGGTGGAAGGTATATGTAAGGCCTTCAATATTAAAGCCTGCAGTATTTTTCTTTATGATGACAGGGAAAATCAGCTTTTCCGTGTTACCAGTTATGGACTGAGTGAAGAGTATTTAAGTAAGGGTCCCATTATTGTGGATGATAATAAAAACAGGGAAGCCCTTTCCGGAGAGGTGGTTTTTTATCAGGATATCAAAAATGATGACCGTGTTCTTTACCCGGAGGAAGCCATTTCAGAAGGTATCATGTCCATGCTGTCCGTTCCCATAAAATACCATGAACACACTTTGGGGCTTTTGAAAATGTACCACAGTGATCCATGGATTCTCCATGAAGATGATCAGGATTCTTTCTGTGTTCTTGCGGCCCATCTGGGCCTGCGCATAGAACATACAGGGCTAAGAAATTTCTTTGAAATGGTGAAGGCAGCTGCGGGCAGTCTGCCCCTTCGTATGATGCAGGGTCTGGCTCTATGA
- the ahbC gene encoding 12,18-didecarboxysiroheme deacetylase produces the protein MIGISKLYCGTVEPSDALRYGRHSGSLPSHLLQFSEDKKPVVVWNMTRRCNLKCVHCYAHAKDEAFANELSTDEGKALIRDLAAFGSPVMLFSGGEPLMRKDLPELAEYAVSQGMRAVISTNGTLITKEKAKRLKEVGLSYVGISLDGMEAVNDHFRGVKGAFQAALDGIRNCQEAGIKVGLRFTMNKQNVAEIPGIFDLMEKMEIPRVCFYHLVYAGRGSKLVEDDLSHEETRKALDLILDRTRDLHERGKPKEVLTVDNHADGPYIYLRLLQEDPARAEEVMELLKMNEGNSSGRGIGCVSWDGEVHADQFWRHHSFGNIRKTPFSQIWSQPEDQLLAQLKHKKDFVTGRCATCKWLDICGGNFRVRAEALTDDVWAPDPACYLTDEEISQSI, from the coding sequence ATGATAGGTATATCCAAACTTTACTGCGGCACAGTCGAACCTTCGGATGCTTTACGCTACGGACGCCACTCCGGCTCCCTTCCCTCCCACCTTCTGCAGTTTTCCGAAGATAAAAAACCCGTTGTGGTCTGGAACATGACCCGGCGCTGTAACCTCAAATGCGTACATTGCTATGCCCATGCCAAGGATGAGGCCTTTGCCAATGAGCTGAGCACTGATGAGGGAAAAGCCCTCATCAGGGATCTTGCAGCCTTTGGTTCTCCGGTTATGCTCTTTTCCGGCGGAGAACCCCTGATGCGCAAAGACCTTCCGGAGCTGGCGGAATATGCCGTTTCCCAGGGTATGCGGGCGGTTATTTCCACCAACGGTACCCTGATCACAAAAGAAAAAGCAAAACGCTTAAAGGAAGTGGGCCTTTCCTATGTGGGCATCAGTCTGGATGGCATGGAAGCCGTCAACGACCACTTCAGGGGAGTTAAAGGCGCTTTTCAGGCAGCCCTTGACGGCATCCGTAACTGTCAGGAGGCTGGCATCAAGGTGGGACTGCGCTTTACCATGAACAAGCAGAACGTTGCCGAGATACCCGGCATATTTGATCTCATGGAAAAAATGGAAATCCCAAGGGTCTGCTTTTATCATCTGGTCTATGCAGGCCGGGGCTCAAAGCTGGTGGAAGATGATCTTTCCCACGAAGAAACCCGCAAGGCCCTGGACCTTATTCTGGACCGGACACGGGATCTGCACGAAAGGGGCAAGCCCAAGGAAGTGCTGACCGTAGATAACCATGCCGACGGCCCTTACATTTACCTGCGTCTTTTACAGGAAGACCCGGCAAGGGCTGAAGAGGTCATGGAACTTTTGAAAATGAACGAAGGCAACTCTTCCGGCCGGGGTATCGGCTGCGTTTCCTGGGACGGTGAAGTACACGCAGATCAGTTCTGGCGTCACCACAGCTTCGGGAATATCAGAAAAACCCCCTTTTCGCAGATCTGGTCCCAACCCGAAGACCAGCTTCTCGCCCAGCTAAAACACAAAAAAGATTTTGTTACAGGGCGCTGTGCCACCTGTAAGTGGCTGGATATCTGCGGTGGCAACTTCCGGGTACGTGCCGAAGCCTTAACCGATGATGTATGGGCTCCGGATCCGGCCTGTTATCTTACGGATGAGGAAATCAGCCAGAGTATTTAG
- a CDS encoding BCCT family transporter has product MEEKNLDKIEPDGEVSPIDTDYQVGQDNVFIKIGRFGFDIHNPVFGTAALITILFVAVTLIFQAQAEPVFSSIRGWLTSNLSWFFISAGNVFVLVCLGLIVSPLGRVRLGGTEAVPEFSYPGWFSMLFAAGMGIGLMFYCVSEPLAHYSTAYGGIIMDGGVRTDWAPLGGAVGDSLAAERLGMAATIFHWGLHPWAIYSVLALGLALFAFNKGLPLTIRSIFYPLLGERVWGWPGHVIDIVAIIATLFGLATSLGIGASQAAAGLDYLFKLPSGVTTQVLLVIAITIVALISVIAGLTAGVQRLSKINMILAAFLLLFVLVVGPTMAIVTGFFANLGAYLQHLPALANPIGRADSNFAEGWTSFYWAWWISWSPFVGMFIARVSRGRTVREFLISVLLIPSAACVLWMTVFGSTAIRQFVKDGYTAAAEAVLPLQLFAMLDALPLAQLTSFVAIILVIVFFVTSSDSGSLVIDTISAGGKVQSPTPQRVFWCTFEGLVAIALLVGGGLVALQAMAVSTGFPFTIILLVGCWSLIKGLSTEPRPKKQAAGA; this is encoded by the coding sequence ATGGAAGAAAAAAACCTTGATAAGATTGAGCCAGATGGAGAGGTGAGTCCCATTGATACGGACTACCAGGTGGGGCAGGATAATGTCTTTATAAAAATAGGGCGTTTTGGTTTTGATATTCATAATCCTGTTTTTGGGACAGCTGCTCTTATAACTATTCTTTTTGTTGCCGTTACTCTGATCTTTCAGGCGCAGGCGGAACCGGTTTTCAGCAGTATCCGTGGCTGGCTGACATCCAATCTTTCATGGTTTTTTATTTCTGCGGGCAATGTTTTTGTACTCGTCTGCCTTGGGCTTATAGTATCCCCTCTTGGCCGTGTCCGCCTTGGCGGAACAGAGGCTGTGCCGGAATTTTCCTATCCCGGCTGGTTTTCCATGCTTTTTGCTGCAGGGATGGGTATAGGTCTCATGTTTTATTGTGTGTCTGAGCCCCTTGCCCATTACAGCACTGCCTATGGTGGCATAATTATGGATGGTGGTGTTCGTACGGACTGGGCACCCCTTGGAGGTGCTGTTGGTGATTCCCTTGCTGCGGAGCGCCTGGGTATGGCGGCGACCATTTTCCACTGGGGGCTGCACCCCTGGGCCATTTATTCTGTACTGGCGCTGGGGCTTGCCCTTTTTGCCTTTAATAAAGGTTTGCCGCTGACCATCCGGTCCATTTTTTATCCTCTGCTGGGTGAGCGTGTTTGGGGCTGGCCGGGACATGTCATTGATATAGTAGCTATTATAGCCACGTTGTTTGGTCTTGCGACCTCCCTTGGTATTGGTGCCTCCCAGGCCGCAGCCGGTCTTGACTACCTTTTTAAACTGCCATCGGGAGTGACAACTCAGGTGCTGCTGGTCATTGCCATTACCATAGTGGCACTGATATCTGTGATTGCCGGTCTTACTGCAGGAGTACAGAGGCTTTCAAAAATTAATATGATACTGGCGGCTTTTCTGCTTCTTTTTGTGCTTGTGGTGGGGCCCACCATGGCCATTGTCACCGGTTTCTTTGCAAACCTTGGTGCCTACCTTCAGCACCTGCCTGCTTTGGCCAACCCCATTGGTCGTGCGGACAGCAATTTTGCCGAAGGCTGGACTTCCTTTTACTGGGCATGGTGGATTTCTTGGTCTCCCTTTGTGGGCATGTTCATTGCCCGTGTTTCAAGGGGCCGCACAGTGCGGGAATTTCTGATTTCCGTACTTCTGATTCCTTCGGCGGCCTGTGTACTCTGGATGACGGTTTTCGGCAGCACAGCCATCCGTCAGTTTGTTAAAGACGGTTACACGGCAGCAGCTGAAGCTGTTTTACCCCTGCAGCTTTTTGCCATGCTGGATGCATTGCCCCTGGCACAGCTTACCTCCTTTGTAGCCATTATTCTGGTGATAGTGTTTTTTGTTACTTCATCGGATTCCGGCTCTCTTGTGATTGATACCATTTCCGCAGGAGGTAAAGTCCAGTCTCCTACGCCTCAGCGGGTTTTCTGGTGCACCTTTGAAGGTCTGGTGGCCATTGCTCTGCTTGTTGGCGGTGGTCTTGTGGCTTTGCAGGCCATGGCCGTTTCAACGGGTTTTCCTTTCACGATAATTCTGCTGGTGGGCTGCTGGTCTCTGATCAAGGGGCTTTCCACGGAGCCGCGTCCTAAAAAGCAGGCTGCCGGGGCTTAA
- a CDS encoding gamma carbonic anhydrase family protein has protein sequence MVIYRFETESPSLAETVFIAPNATVIGDVHMAAGSSLWFSAVIRGDTAPIRIDENTNIQDLCMLHADPGFPLTLGKNITAGHRAILHGCTVEDDCLIGMGAVVMNGAVIGRGSIVAAGAVVLENTIVPPFSLIAGMPAKVVKNFGEDIIEVIRESAKHYCEKAASYRNPEKFE, from the coding sequence ATGGTAATCTACCGTTTTGAAACTGAAAGCCCTAGTTTAGCAGAGACTGTTTTTATTGCACCAAACGCGACTGTCATAGGTGATGTTCACATGGCAGCAGGCAGCTCTCTATGGTTTTCTGCCGTAATCCGGGGAGATACCGCCCCCATCCGGATTGATGAGAACACCAACATCCAGGATCTTTGCATGCTCCATGCCGATCCAGGTTTTCCGCTGACCCTCGGCAAAAACATCACTGCCGGTCACAGGGCCATACTCCACGGCTGCACCGTGGAAGATGACTGTCTCATAGGTATGGGCGCTGTTGTAATGAACGGTGCTGTCATCGGCAGGGGCAGCATAGTAGCCGCAGGTGCTGTGGTGCTTGAAAACACCATTGTTCCCCCCTTCAGCCTCATTGCGGGTATGCCTGCAAAAGTTGTCAAAAACTTTGGAGAAGATATCATTGAAGTAATCCGGGAGTCTGCAAAACACTATTGTGAAAAGGCAGCATCCTACAGGAATCCGGAAAAGTTTGAATAA
- the ahbD gene encoding heme b synthase yields MHANNSHPGTTSGKRDTLRLVAWETTRSCNLNCIHCRAAARNEPYPGELSTEEAFRLMGDIRKLGEVIVILTGGEPLLRKDIFDIAKHGTDLGLRMTMAPNGTLVTPENAERMADAGIKRISISLDGATKEVHDAFRAMPGAFEGAMQGVANAKAAGIEFQINTTITKKNLEEIPKILDLAVSLGAAAHHIFLLVPTGRGKEIEETAIDAVQYEETLNWFYDQRDKVPLQLKATCAPHYYRILRQRAKAEGKTISPATHGLDAMTRGCLGGIGFCFVSHVGEVQPCGFLETPCGNVKESSFVDIWQKSPTLLRLRDYDQLTGKCGPCEYRAVCGGCRARAYEATGDFMAEEPLCQYQPGDTRKS; encoded by the coding sequence ATGCACGCAAATAACAGCCACCCCGGAACCACTTCCGGCAAACGGGATACCCTGCGCCTTGTGGCATGGGAAACCACCCGAAGCTGCAATCTGAACTGCATCCACTGTCGTGCTGCAGCCAGAAACGAACCCTATCCCGGAGAACTCAGCACCGAGGAAGCCTTCAGGCTTATGGGGGATATCCGCAAACTGGGAGAGGTTATTGTCATTCTTACCGGCGGTGAACCCCTTCTGCGTAAGGATATCTTTGATATAGCAAAGCATGGTACGGATCTCGGGCTGCGCATGACCATGGCTCCCAATGGAACCCTTGTAACACCTGAAAATGCAGAACGCATGGCAGATGCAGGTATCAAACGCATTTCCATCAGCCTGGACGGTGCCACAAAGGAGGTGCATGATGCTTTCCGTGCCATGCCCGGTGCCTTTGAAGGTGCCATGCAGGGAGTTGCCAACGCAAAGGCAGCAGGCATTGAGTTTCAGATCAACACTACAATCACCAAAAAGAATCTGGAAGAGATTCCTAAAATTCTGGATCTTGCGGTTTCCCTGGGTGCTGCGGCCCATCATATTTTTCTTCTGGTGCCCACAGGTCGTGGCAAGGAGATTGAAGAGACAGCCATTGATGCGGTTCAGTACGAAGAAACCTTAAACTGGTTTTATGATCAGCGGGACAAGGTGCCCTTACAGCTCAAAGCCACCTGTGCTCCCCACTACTACAGGATTCTCCGCCAGAGGGCAAAGGCGGAAGGAAAGACCATTTCCCCTGCCACCCATGGACTGGATGCCATGACCAGAGGATGCCTTGGCGGAATCGGCTTCTGCTTTGTCTCCCATGTGGGCGAAGTTCAGCCCTGCGGTTTTCTGGAAACACCCTGCGGCAATGTGAAGGAAAGCTCTTTTGTGGATATCTGGCAGAAATCCCCTACCCTTTTACGGTTAAGGGACTATGATCAGCTCACGGGAAAATGCGGTCCCTGTGAGTACAGGGCCGTATGCGGTGGATGTCGGGCCAGGGCCTATGAAGCAACTGGTGATTTCATGGCCGAAGAACCCCTCTGCCAGTATCAGCCCGGGGACACCCGAAAAAGCTGA
- the hemB gene encoding porphobilinogen synthase: protein MLFPDSRPRRLRQSPVIRSMVRETSLSVNNLVLPLFAVPGKGVANPINALPGQAQLSCDNIKKKAKEAWDLGIPAVILFGVTEKKDPLATQAYKKDGIVQQAIKAVRDAVPEMLVITDVCLCQFTDHGHCGIVEKGRIDNDATLDLLARTAVSHASAGAQMVAPSDMMDGRVAEIREGLDQEGYTDVAIMSYAVKYASAFYGPFREAAGNAPEFGDRRTYQMDPANSREAMREASMDVEEGADIIMVKPALAYLDIITRLRDELDLPVAAYNVSGEYAMIKAAAEKGWIDGDAAMMETLLSIRRAGADIILTYFAMEAARKLRG, encoded by the coding sequence ATGCTTTTTCCAGATTCCCGGCCACGACGCCTTCGCCAGAGCCCAGTTATCCGCAGCATGGTACGTGAAACAAGTTTAAGCGTGAACAATCTGGTACTCCCCCTCTTTGCCGTACCCGGCAAAGGCGTGGCAAACCCCATAAACGCCCTTCCGGGACAAGCCCAGCTTTCCTGTGACAATATCAAAAAAAAAGCAAAGGAAGCCTGGGACTTAGGTATTCCCGCAGTAATTCTATTCGGTGTTACCGAGAAAAAAGATCCTTTAGCCACCCAGGCCTATAAAAAAGACGGCATCGTCCAGCAGGCCATTAAGGCCGTTCGCGATGCCGTACCGGAAATGCTGGTTATTACGGACGTATGTCTTTGTCAGTTCACGGACCACGGACATTGCGGCATTGTGGAAAAGGGGCGCATAGACAACGATGCCACCCTGGATCTTTTGGCCCGCACCGCCGTCAGCCATGCCAGTGCCGGTGCCCAGATGGTAGCCCCTTCGGACATGATGGACGGCCGCGTGGCTGAAATCCGTGAAGGTCTTGATCAGGAAGGTTATACGGATGTTGCCATCATGAGCTATGCCGTAAAATATGCCTCCGCCTTTTATGGCCCATTCCGGGAGGCCGCAGGCAATGCTCCGGAATTCGGTGACCGGAGAACCTATCAGATGGATCCTGCCAACAGCAGGGAAGCCATGCGGGAAGCCTCCATGGATGTGGAAGAAGGTGCAGACATCATCATGGTGAAACCTGCCCTTGCCTATCTGGATATTATTACCCGCCTGAGGGATGAACTGGATCTTCCCGTGGCCGCCTACAATGTCTCCGGTGAATATGCCATGATCAAGGCTGCTGCTGAAAAGGGCTGGATTGACGGCGATGCTGCCATGATGGAAACCCTTTTATCCATTCGCAGGGCCGGTGCGGATATCATCCTCACCTACTTTGCCATGGAAGCAGCACGCAAACTCAGGGGCTGA
- a CDS encoding universal stress protein encodes MINSILIPVADAASSRAVVEYIAGLALSPEKTKITLLYVNRTPSGSEELMGYRFVASLPERGDKAVQWSRDTLVAGGMDPDNIYADIISGPFATVAEGIMSYFKKAPHNMVVIGRKKMSKAEEFVLGDVSMKLVRALEETAVMVVKIN; translated from the coding sequence GTGATCAATTCCATTCTGATTCCTGTAGCGGATGCGGCCAGTTCCCGGGCCGTGGTGGAATATATAGCAGGGCTTGCCCTTTCTCCGGAAAAAACAAAAATTACCCTCCTTTATGTAAACAGAACGCCATCGGGCAGTGAAGAGCTGATGGGTTACCGTTTTGTTGCATCGCTTCCTGAAAGGGGGGATAAAGCTGTCCAGTGGTCAAGGGATACCCTTGTGGCAGGTGGTATGGACCCTGACAATATTTATGCGGATATCATATCCGGTCCCTTTGCCACTGTTGCAGAGGGTATTATGTCTTATTTTAAAAAGGCACCCCATAACATGGTTGTCATTGGCCGGAAAAAGATGAGCAAGGCGGAAGAATTTGTGTTGGGTGATGTGAGTATGAAGCTGGTCCGGGCTTTGGAAGAGACGGCTGTTATGGTGGTCAAAATTAACTGA
- a CDS encoding protein kinase: MKKGGRIVTDTTGFFEITSGDIIEIGGRKFRVTGNEMERRFGVEDPKYWVKRVIEDATGDRKIIKLSFLETFNTKIGGVPIRCYRDPDKEGDILDLVRGRDDFMQGEVYRDSMGNNIRILDIVRGANFYVAMGDYFQIPHKVYYEKIMPGLLAKLLDAFRSIRFLHINGFRHGDIRNDHLMIENRTGNYVWIDFDYEYDAPENPFSLDLFGLGNLLIYTVGKGFHELYMIRHERELYGDFFDQIVEEDMSLLDASRFINLRKLYPYLPRMLNDILLHFSRGTDVYYEFIDEIIEDLEGFLRSL; this comes from the coding sequence ATGAAAAAAGGCGGTCGGATTGTTACTGATACCACAGGTTTTTTTGAGATAACATCCGGAGACATCATTGAGATAGGTGGCCGTAAATTCCGGGTAACGGGTAACGAAATGGAGCGTCGGTTTGGTGTGGAAGATCCCAAATACTGGGTGAAGCGCGTCATAGAAGATGCCACCGGCGACCGGAAAATAATCAAGCTTTCTTTTCTTGAAACCTTTAATACAAAAATTGGTGGCGTTCCCATACGCTGTTACCGTGACCCGGATAAGGAAGGTGATATTCTGGATCTTGTCCGCGGCAGGGATGATTTTATGCAGGGTGAAGTGTATCGGGATTCCATGGGGAATAATATTCGAATTCTGGATATTGTCCGGGGTGCGAATTTTTATGTGGCCATGGGTGATTATTTTCAGATCCCCCACAAGGTATATTATGAAAAAATAATGCCCGGCCTTCTGGCGAAACTCCTTGATGCCTTCCGGTCCATCCGTTTTTTGCATATCAATGGTTTCCGGCATGGTGATATCCGAAATGACCATCTCATGATAGAAAATCGTACAGGCAATTATGTCTGGATTGATTTTGATTATGAATACGATGCTCCGGAAAACCCCTTCAGTCTGGATCTTTTTGGTCTGGGGAATCTTCTGATCTACACTGTGGGTAAAGGCTTCCATGAGTTGTACATGATCCGCCATGAAAGAGAGCTCTACGGAGATTTCTTTGATCAGATTGTGGAAGAGGATATGTCCCTTCTGGATGCCAGCCGTTTTATAAATCTTCGCAAGCTTTATCCCTATCTGCCCCGTATGCTGAATGACATCCTCCTGCATTTTTCCAGGGGGACGGATGTATACTATGAATTCATTGATGAAATTATTGAGGACCTTGAGGGGTTTCTCCGTTCCCTGTAG
- a CDS encoding 3'-5' exonuclease, which produces MHVFPVKKTASENRPDWQKLFVSRAAEAQSPLLQYYYGGGVVDGDTPLGELSLLALDVETTGLHPGKDAIVSIGAVPFTLERIFSSRSRYWVVNPGRPLTRESIVIHGITHSQILNSPDIIDIVPDLLAVMAGSVIVVHCRQVERLFLDAALRKAINEGISFPVIDTMDIEARYFRRGFRYRFSQFFGLNRGSIRLADSRTRYHLPQYRPHHALTDALATAELFQAQVAWRFDPLMPVKEIWL; this is translated from the coding sequence TTGCATGTTTTCCCGGTAAAAAAAACAGCTTCAGAAAATAGACCGGACTGGCAGAAGCTCTTTGTCAGCAGGGCTGCAGAGGCCCAAAGCCCTCTTCTCCAGTATTATTATGGTGGGGGGGTAGTGGATGGAGATACGCCCTTGGGCGAGCTTTCTTTACTGGCACTGGACGTAGAAACCACGGGGCTGCATCCGGGGAAGGATGCCATCGTCAGTATAGGAGCTGTCCCCTTTACTCTGGAGAGAATTTTCAGCAGCCGTTCACGCTACTGGGTTGTCAATCCCGGTCGGCCCCTGACAAGGGAGTCCATAGTTATCCATGGGATTACCCATTCTCAGATTTTAAACAGTCCTGATATTATTGACATTGTGCCTGATCTGCTGGCTGTTATGGCAGGCTCTGTGATTGTGGTACACTGCAGGCAGGTGGAGCGTCTTTTCCTTGATGCTGCTTTGCGAAAAGCCATTAATGAAGGTATTTCTTTTCCGGTGATTGATACAATGGATATTGAGGCCCGATATTTCAGAAGGGGTTTTCGTTACCGGTTTTCTCAGTTTTTTGGTTTGAACAGAGGCTCCATCCGCCTTGCGGACAGCCGTACCCGCTATCATCTTCCCCAGTACAGGCCCCATCACGCCCTTACCGACGCCCTCGCAACTGCAGAGCTGTTCCAGGCCCAGGTGGCCTGGCGTTTTGATCCGCTGATGCCCGTGAAAGAAATCTGGTTATAA
- a CDS encoding putative nucleotidyltransferase substrate binding domain-containing protein has translation MEVELMDISEHLRRFEPFAELPEEVVHGISARVDVRYFKAGSTILTSGESIHEIYFIRSGAVEVYRRNGSLYNRLEEGSVFGHLSLLMHNRVRFPAKALEDTLLYIIPEDIFNELCDQHDSFADFVEIGGKTRLSQAVSRAQQMNDVMRTRIQKLLTREIVSIDAAASVYDAARKMTEEGVSCLLITHGPNDSISAIAGIVTDRDLRTRFIAGGLPMETPVSVIMSSDLITLEAQEYVFEAMLCMLRYNIHHLPVMRNKRCIGMISISDLLRYESQNSLLVVARILRAQDMDELIRMKSEIDSSFIRMVNEGANSHMVGSAMSVFGRSIKQRLMELAQEQLGPSPVPCCLMAMGSMARDELLPGGDQDNALILDDSYDEVLHDTYFKQLASFVCDGLAACGYSYCTGGIMATEKKWRQPLSIWRQYFHQWIEKPTNESLLHSSIFFDLDGVWGEVQWVEELKEQLARKAKNSPKFLSYLARNSLNRTPPLGFFKDFVLEEDGKYKNSMDLKRRGSAPLVALIRVYALAIGSTAQNSFERLEHIRDSGLLPAGHTHTLHDALEFISMVRLRNHAHLLQEGQEVNNKVNPEDLSQFDRRNLKEAFQVLSNAQKFIKFRY, from the coding sequence ATGGAAGTTGAGCTGATGGATATTTCTGAACATCTGCGTCGTTTTGAACCCTTTGCCGAGCTGCCCGAAGAGGTGGTGCATGGAATTTCAGCCAGGGTGGATGTCCGTTATTTCAAGGCAGGCAGCACCATCCTTACTTCAGGTGAAAGTATTCATGAAATATACTTCATCCGTAGTGGGGCTGTTGAAGTTTACCGCAGGAACGGCAGCCTTTATAATCGTCTGGAAGAAGGATCTGTTTTTGGCCACCTGAGTCTTCTTATGCACAATCGTGTACGTTTTCCAGCAAAGGCTCTGGAAGATACCCTTCTTTATATTATTCCCGAAGATATTTTTAACGAGCTTTGTGATCAGCATGATTCCTTTGCCGATTTTGTGGAAATTGGGGGTAAAACCCGCCTGAGTCAGGCCGTATCCCGTGCCCAGCAGATGAATGATGTGATGCGTACCCGGATTCAGAAACTTCTTACCCGGGAGATTGTCAGCATTGATGCCGCAGCCAGTGTGTATGACGCAGCTCGTAAAATGACAGAAGAAGGGGTTTCATGTCTGCTGATTACCCATGGCCCTAATGACAGCATTTCTGCCATTGCTGGCATTGTCACAGACCGGGATCTGCGTACACGTTTTATTGCCGGGGGACTGCCTATGGAGACGCCGGTTTCTGTTATCATGTCCAGCGATCTGATTACTCTGGAAGCACAGGAATATGTTTTTGAGGCTATGCTCTGCATGCTGCGCTACAATATTCATCATCTTCCGGTAATGCGGAACAAAAGATGTATTGGCATGATATCCATTTCAGATCTGCTGCGCTATGAGTCCCAGAACAGTCTGCTGGTGGTGGCCCGTATTCTGAGGGCTCAGGATATGGACGAGCTGATTCGTATGAAAAGTGAAATTGATTCCAGTTTTATCCGGATGGTGAATGAGGGGGCCAACTCGCATATGGTGGGCAGTGCCATGAGTGTTTTTGGCCGCAGCATCAAGCAGCGTCTCATGGAGCTGGCACAGGAGCAGCTGGGACCATCTCCGGTGCCTTGTTGTCTTATGGCTATGGGTTCCATGGCCAGAGATGAGCTACTTCCCGGTGGTGATCAGGACAATGCCCTGATTCTTGATGATTCCTATGATGAAGTATTGCATGACACTTACTTTAAACAGCTTGCCAGCTTTGTCTGTGATGGTCTGGCGGCCTGCGGTTATAGCTATTGCACCGGTGGGATAATGGCCACGGAAAAAAAATGGCGTCAGCCCCTGTCCATATGGCGTCAGTATTTTCACCAGTGGATTGAAAAACCGACCAACGAGTCCCTGCTGCACAGTTCTATCTTTTTTGATCTGGACGGTGTCTGGGGGGAGGTACAATGGGTGGAGGAACTCAAGGAACAGCTTGCTCGCAAGGCAAAAAACAGCCCGAAATTTCTTTCTTATCTGGCAAGAAATTCCCTGAACCGGACACCGCCCCTTGGGTTCTTTAAGGATTTTGTCCTTGAAGAAGATGGAAAATATAAAAATTCCATGGATCTGAAACGCCGGGGGTCTGCCCCGCTTGTGGCATTGATACGGGTTTATGCCCTGGCCATCGGCTCCACGGCCCAGAATTCCTTTGAACGGCTGGAGCATATCCGTGACTCAGGCCTTCTTCCAGCGGGGCACACCCATACCCTGCATGATGCGCTGGAGTTCATTTCCATGGTTCGTCTCCGCAATCATGCCCACCTTCTGCAGGAGGGACAGGAGGTTAATAATAAGGTTAACCCGGAAGACTTAAGCCAGTTTGACAGGCGGAATCTGAAAGAGGCATTTCAGGTTTTAAGCAATGCCCAGAAGTTTATAAAATTCCGTTACTGA